A single window of Malus sylvestris chromosome 5, drMalSylv7.2, whole genome shotgun sequence DNA harbors:
- the LOC126623328 gene encoding uncharacterized protein LOC126623328 isoform X2, which yields MHLLSQNMAALYVQGSHSGQNTNLGFVMYGSGSLSGASLSNSQHHAHIPATTGGTIIQQPQGAFNNAHHHGVEPQMFGSNTFPPGHHDQSYGYGLVAQSNSGQQQGFSTQNYNGGYKSCNGNGGQYRNNSNNYRTGNNFRGRGFHSGNGHYSSGSRQAQNVTGSWSGNIEARPNVVIECQIYNKRGHTAVNYFHRNTGNTTAGFIMECQICGKRRHSALDCFHRANYTYQGQPPPSSLSAMNAQQTSQVLPPDSWIVDSGASHHMIADINALNQVASYQGQEDKGGGVSQNE from the exons ATGCATCTGCTATCTCAGAACATGGCTGCTCTTTATGTTCAAGGTTCTCACTCTGGTCAGAATACTAATTTGGGATTTGTCATGTATGGAAGTGGATCTTTGAGTGGTGCATCTTTGTCCAATTCTCAACATCATGCTCATATACCTGCTACTACAGGCGGCACGATTATTCAGCAACCACAGGGTGCATTCAATAATGCTCATCACCATGGTGTGGAGCCTCAGATGTTTGGTTCTAATACATTTCCTCCAGGGCATCATGATCAATCTTATGGATATGGTCTTGTAGCTCAATCTAATTCTGGTCAGCAGCAAGGGTTCAGTACTCAGAACTACAATGGGGGTTACAAGTCTTGCAATGGCAATGGTGGTCAATACAGGAATAATAGCAACAACTATAGAACTGGTAACAATTTCAGAGGCCGAGGGTTTCATAGTGGAAATGGTCATTACTCTTCCGGGTCAAGACAAGCTCAGAATGTTACTGGATCGTGGTCAGGCAATATAGAAGCTAGACCAAATGTTGTCATTGAGTGTCAAATCTACAATAAACGAGGTCATACGGCAGTGAACTATTTTCACAGAAATACGGGTAATACAACAGCTGGTTTTATTATGGAATGTCAGATATGTGGAAAAAGAAGACATTCTGCTCTTGACTGTTTTCATAGAGCCAATTACACATATCAAGGTCAGCCACCTCCATCTTCCCTATCTGCCATGAATGCACAGCAAACATCCCAGGTCCTTCCTCCAGATTCGTGGATTGTGGACTCGGGTGCTTCACACCACATGATTGCAGATATAAATGCATTAAATCAAGTGGCTTCTTATCAAG GACAAGAAGACAAGGGAGGTGGTGTATCACAGAATGAGTAA
- the LOC126623328 gene encoding uncharacterized protein LOC126623328 isoform X3 yields the protein MHLLSQNMAALYVQGSHSGQNTNLGFVMYGSGSLSGASLSNSQHHAHIPATTGGTIIQQPQGAFNNAHHHGVEPQMFGSNTFPPGHHDQSYGYGLVAQSNSGQQQGFSTQNYNGGYKSCNGNGGQYRNNSNNYRTGNNFRGRGFHSGNGHYSSGSRQAQNVTGSWSGNIEARPNVVIECQIYNKRGHTAVNYFHRNTGNTTAGFIMECQICGKRRHSALDCFHRANYTYQGQEDKGGGVSQNE from the exons ATGCATCTGCTATCTCAGAACATGGCTGCTCTTTATGTTCAAGGTTCTCACTCTGGTCAGAATACTAATTTGGGATTTGTCATGTATGGAAGTGGATCTTTGAGTGGTGCATCTTTGTCCAATTCTCAACATCATGCTCATATACCTGCTACTACAGGCGGCACGATTATTCAGCAACCACAGGGTGCATTCAATAATGCTCATCACCATGGTGTGGAGCCTCAGATGTTTGGTTCTAATACATTTCCTCCAGGGCATCATGATCAATCTTATGGATATGGTCTTGTAGCTCAATCTAATTCTGGTCAGCAGCAAGGGTTCAGTACTCAGAACTACAATGGGGGTTACAAGTCTTGCAATGGCAATGGTGGTCAATACAGGAATAATAGCAACAACTATAGAACTGGTAACAATTTCAGAGGCCGAGGGTTTCATAGTGGAAATGGTCATTACTCTTCCGGGTCAAGACAAGCTCAGAATGTTACTGGATCGTGGTCAGGCAATATAGAAGCTAGACCAAATGTTGTCATTGAGTGTCAAATCTACAATAAACGAGGTCATACGGCAGTGAACTATTTTCACAGAAATACGGGTAATACAACAGCTGGTTTTATTATGGAATGTCAGATATGTGGAAAAAGAAGACATTCTGCTCTTGACTGTTTTCATAGAGCCAATTACACATATCAAG GACAAGAAGACAAGGGAGGTGGTGTATCACAGAATGAGTAA
- the LOC126623328 gene encoding uncharacterized protein LOC126623328 isoform X1, with protein sequence MHLLSQNMAALYVQGSHSGQNTNLGFVMYGSGSLSGASLSNSQHHAHIPATTGGTIIQQPQGAFNNAHHHGVEPQMFGSNTFPPGHHDQSYGYGLVAQSNSGQQQGFSTQNYNGGYKSCNGNGGQYRNNSNNYRTGNNFRGRGFHSGNGHYSSGSRQAQNVTGSWSGNIEARPNVVIECQIYNKRGHTAVNYFHRNTGNTTAGFIMECQICGKRRHSALDCFHRANYTYQGQPPPSSLSAMNAQQTSQVLPPDSWIVDSGASHHMIADINALNQVASYQGSDNITIGQEDKGGGVSQNE encoded by the exons ATGCATCTGCTATCTCAGAACATGGCTGCTCTTTATGTTCAAGGTTCTCACTCTGGTCAGAATACTAATTTGGGATTTGTCATGTATGGAAGTGGATCTTTGAGTGGTGCATCTTTGTCCAATTCTCAACATCATGCTCATATACCTGCTACTACAGGCGGCACGATTATTCAGCAACCACAGGGTGCATTCAATAATGCTCATCACCATGGTGTGGAGCCTCAGATGTTTGGTTCTAATACATTTCCTCCAGGGCATCATGATCAATCTTATGGATATGGTCTTGTAGCTCAATCTAATTCTGGTCAGCAGCAAGGGTTCAGTACTCAGAACTACAATGGGGGTTACAAGTCTTGCAATGGCAATGGTGGTCAATACAGGAATAATAGCAACAACTATAGAACTGGTAACAATTTCAGAGGCCGAGGGTTTCATAGTGGAAATGGTCATTACTCTTCCGGGTCAAGACAAGCTCAGAATGTTACTGGATCGTGGTCAGGCAATATAGAAGCTAGACCAAATGTTGTCATTGAGTGTCAAATCTACAATAAACGAGGTCATACGGCAGTGAACTATTTTCACAGAAATACGGGTAATACAACAGCTGGTTTTATTATGGAATGTCAGATATGTGGAAAAAGAAGACATTCTGCTCTTGACTGTTTTCATAGAGCCAATTACACATATCAAGGTCAGCCACCTCCATCTTCCCTATCTGCCATGAATGCACAGCAAACATCCCAGGTCCTTCCTCCAGATTCGTGGATTGTGGACTCGGGTGCTTCACACCACATGATTGCAGATATAAATGCATTAAATCAAGTGGCTTCTTATCAAGGTTCTGATAATATAACCATTG GACAAGAAGACAAGGGAGGTGGTGTATCACAGAATGAGTAA